gtccttgtaaaggccatatagtatattttgatttgatttgcacgCATCGTTTTTTCTATACTGACTAATGTTAATaacgataaagtttatttactacatttgTTAATCTTACACCATACACGTTGACAGGGGTACTGAGACGTATCTAGTACCCGGGGAATGCCCCCACTAAGACTATTTTGTCTATGACAGTACAACGTAGtacttttatctttatatagcGGAAAGAATCGTGAGTACAATCTTTATCTGTGCAGTAGTACACTTTTAAGTATATGGTGGAATGAAGGAGGCTGCGTGCGGACCAATACCACACCCTCGGCATTCAGTCAATGCCTGTCTTAGACATTAACATGCCATTCTATGTCTATGGCTACTGTATGGCCGATAGGTATTCAAACTTCACATCTTTACATTTGACTTGTATCTATGTGTgcccattataaaaaaataaactaaacaatgGCTATAATtagtgacaaaaaaatattttttattttttttattttatgtaaatttaattgtattttattatcataactatgtaattataatcaaatataattgaataaggaCAAGATTAAGTCTTGATTTTCACATTGTTCgtattataatctgtattcCAATCGGTTGCTTTACgtcaattttaataactttataaacaagGAAGTGAGTTTGTTTATCTGTTATGTCACATCTTAACTACTCAGACTCTTatgaaatctatactaatatgatACCTATGACTTTCTGTCTGTCGTTCTATCACTaacaaaccaatgaaccaaatttgcTGAAATTTGGTATCAAGTAACTgttaactccaaggaaggacataggtcactttaaattcccactgctgggctaaaggcctcctctccctttgaggagaaggtttggaacatattccaccacgctgttccaatgcgggttggtggaatacacatgtggcagaatttctatgaaatttgacacatacaggtttcctcacgatgttttccttcaccgctgagcacgagatgaattataaagacaaattaagcacatgaatcagcggtgcttgcctgggtttgaacccgcaatcatcggttaagatgcacccgttctaaccactgggccatctcgactctgtttgcctaatacatgacaaccaatcttAAAACGCGTGCAATGCCCGTGACTAGCGTCACATAAATGTTAAATAGGCCATTTATATACGCGGCAAATATCACTGTATTTTCATCTGCTGGAGGTAAAGAAAAAGAACATTAGAAATCTTTATCAAATAGTCCATACACAAGGAGTAAGACACCAACTTTAAAGCACAAACATTTGCCTTATTTGACCAAACACGCCCAACATTGGGCAAACACACTGGCGCAATACAAACTGGAGTATAGACAGAAATTGCCAGTTagcaatatgtatattaaatatttttagatttttcatATTCAGTTAAGACAAAGACAAcaacttactttttaaattagatatataatgtatataaaaatatatgtatcattaaaaaaatggatTAACATAATAATGACTATTGtaagtatgtaaatatatacattaagtaGAAATGACCttcataaaatcataattatattatatatatatatagcttacCAAAGTTAGCAAAAACTAGATGCCGTCTAAACGTCTTCGAGTATTTGAATATCAGAGGTACAACGGCTACATGAAATACGAAAATACCGGCTGTAATTGAGGCCCCGAGTAACAGCACCCTAGAAGAGAAAATTACGCaatgtaaaaactttttaaattgtacTCCAAttacaacacacacacacaatttatttttcaacaattGACAATTATAATTAGTCGATTAAATgtcaattgatttatttaaatgtgtagttaaaacatgcatattatagacacatacacacacatgtacAAAAACCAGTTGCAtgcataactttttttttaatttgtcattacTTTTGTAGAAGGAAATATACAgatgtttacttttttatttttggttaatcaaaaaaaaaaaattcaatcaatGAAATCAACCAAGGGCACAgagtattgttaaaaaaatcatttcacTTTTGTCTGCCATAGGCAACAAGTATAGGGCTTGGACCTTAGTGGATAAGGCCCAATAAAGCCTATTATTTCCAATATAAAGGtattaaataatactcaattttcttaatttaatcttatgcattttttctttatataatattgatgcagattgtttttatatatttacaggtCACTATATAgcttttaatactattattcCTTATAGTATTGACGTGTGTTACACTAAATATTCATTGTAACCTTTTATAATAGCTATGGCTATTCTtcttatgataattatttgaaataactatatgtaaataaaaaaaacttagaagACATAAAATAAGGtaatcctaccaccaagtagcttgtatagataaatttaaatagttcaaTGTTATGCTGGGAAGTTCCACACCAATAGCTTTAATAGTGAGTCATAGAAAACTGTGATGTCATGAAATAGTTACTAATAACTAACATTATCTGTTGATATTACATAAGGTTGTATATTTGATGTCTTTACAATAATTGAATCACTAGACTAAATAATTCGGATAACAcaaattatattgaatgaatcatttattttgatatactaTAGCGACATGACTTTGAagattaaaatcaattataaggtgtttcatttaattccatgttttttttttcgtcttaATACTAatgtattaatacataaaacaaatacttacGCGACTGTGTACAAAGGCACGCAGATTAGAACACCACgcatttctaatttttttttaacacacaGGTAaagaaaaatgcaaaaaaaatgcaaaacaataatgatattaagtaaaaaaataataaattaaaaaatatttaataaatacgcataaataaaataatattaaaatgttcaaTTAATGTTGATGTAATACGTGTGCAATAcggaaaattttatataactaacattttattcaatgttttaTATCCAAGTGATGCGGTAATGGAAAACACGTAATTTTATTTCCGGAATAATTAAGATTACTGTTACTTTAACTTTCGGCAAAACGACCGTGAGCCGTGACgtgatattgaaataaaaatcacgAATGTACTGTCATGTGTCAATAGGCAAGATTGTCAACTTACTGCAGATACAGTGTTGCTATTTTACaataatggaaataaaaaataaaaatgtatccaaaagtttttatataattaaaaatacatgagACTTAGAAAGTAACATTTAATTCttagtttttgtaatattgattCCGCATCTGTATTcatagtaacattgatcacttttaTAGAACCAGTGATAATCATCGTATGCGCACAAAAACACACAAGTAAGAAGAAATTtgtaacgccaagtttccgccCAAATTCCAAAAAACCATCTGGGGACAAGGTATCCGCTTCCATAGTAAAAttctgcagacatttttaactctgccgtttcataaattcaaaccatttgtaaaaaatacatttgtaaatattatttattacaagattatacagacgataaaaaagcgtggagttaatactagTGACTTCCAAGCGgggtataatacatacatatataattataatcaactaacatgactttgtttttgaaatgttgaaaaaagtaaccattgagtttcttgccgattcttctcagcagaatctacatttcgaacttatggtagcttcacttaatgtagttgTTACATGATGGCtcaaaagtttttgtaaaagACTAATCGAATAAAgaagattttgatttttaataacaacacTAAGGCTACCTCGTGTTACATGTTttcaaacgtaaaataaaaaaaaaaaacattttcttataacaattttattgtcgcttctttttatttataatacttaattgtGACTTTTTCAACTTCTGTTGATGGAAtcgtttatcaataaatatcataGGCATCTTTTTTCCTGTGGTGTTATCAATTACGTCTATAACTGGATctgtataacattttatttcaatagccTCATTTATGATAATTTCATTATTCAGTTTAGCAGCtttcattatatttgatatatttggtgcataaaaatgatattttccaTATACATGTGCGTAATTAATGACCAAACTTCCAATTAGGGTAGAAGTGTATACCACTTTAACGAGTATGACAGTTCTTTTGGCGGTTAGTTTTGTCGTAACAGTGTTACCAggtgcaatatttatataaccaaCATTACTCATACCAAAAATTGATTTCTTTGCCTTGAAATTATTATCCATCcatttattttcgaaaattaatttcgttttataatGGTCTAtcgtaatattgtaatatatgtcGTCGTGGAATCCATTTTTATCCCAAAAAGAGGAAATTATTGTTTCGACTGGCTCGTGTAAATTAACTTTGATCTTCACTTTTCTCgtcgtattatttatataattacgagATTTCAATTCGACATTTTCGTTTACAATGTCGACAATTTCAGCACTCTTAACATACAATTTTCGATGTAATTCTTTCCATTTGTACTTCGAGAATAAATTGCCGTAAGTAGTTGGATCTTTGAGGAATATATCGTCAGGCGCTTTGCCGAGTTCGATTCTTAAACCTCTGTTCAAATTATAATCAGTTATGTTGTATAACTTTACTTCCTTATCACTCACTAATTTCACATCAGCGCCTTTAGAAGTCACTGCAGTCCCGCCCTTATTTGAGGCAACTTttacttctatattaatatcagcTCGAGATTCTACCAAATACAATatgcaaacaaaaaaagacattGATAAAATCATCTTATATAAATTgtgatttatcaataaaatgtttctaTGACTATGagtttactaatataatagcttgtttaaactgattataaaattatataagatctTCGTTTATTGAAAACTAATAAGTTTACACAGAGTGGCGCTGACGTCATCACATTAAATACAACGATTAATGCTCGCTAATATAAggctagtaaaaataaaaaaaaaagtataacatcAAAGAgacatttttgaaataagaattcaaacgaaaataaaaacaaaacaaaacacaatttcgAATATTAGCAACGGCAATGCCACTAGCGGCTCGAGCGACGTTCCCGCTTCCCCGCTCTCCGCACATTCCCCTTTGTCTGCAGCCGGCATTATTTTAGGTTAACAATTTTATGAAAGAATAGTTCGGAATGacacagttttaaatatttcggcCGTAAGTAATTCACtcgctaatatttatattacaatatccCCAATATTTAACAAGGAAGTTGTAaataacatgaaaaaataaatttcctgtGCCTCAAAGCCGTATTATAAGCCGTATATTATTAGGGGTATCATTTAGGGCGTGACAGGCACATTGTATAATCGTGTATGCTCTAAGACAACCAACCAAATATCAAACCATAAGACAAGTGGAAAAGCTAACTTTTATCAGCTATCATTGgccgagagcttgattaatctatgatattcactgtgGATTGCGAAAAATGATGTTTTAAAGGTCGATGAGACTGTTATCGGagttttggaagtaaaattaaagcgGATATGCCTACATAAGTACTTATGTGTTAtggtattgtattataaatcatcatcatcctcctgcccttataccaattttatttggggtcggcgtagcatgtcttctccttccatacagATCAGACGTCATCTCTCAAAGAAACAGCTgacgttttttgtttttttaacatgaTTGTCACTGGCCATCCAGAATCATATCtcttaatttcaattttcatgattgatttcaatcaaagtatttaattatctgtcTGCCTTGAAAAAATGTCtagtcattattttaaagatattatgaataaataaacaaacataaatgtcttttatttttatttggtatattaaaaattacatgaaGTAATATCTATTGATTGACCCACTTATCATATCGAAAGGTCAAGTTTAAATCAACTGTACATTACAAGCAaactatgtttataaatataaacatagtaaaataattgaaataaaatatctataaataaatataatttttcaatattttctacgaataaaaataagttttttcttttttttttatggattacGTTTACACGAAGatggaaattatatttttgaatttattttttaaattattaataaaagtttaattttgtattggTCCTTCGTTTAAAGTCCTCATATAAGTACCTAGCTAATATATgtagtacaatataaataatcccAGTGTCCTACTCATATCaaacgttatattattattaacactcAGATTAAAACTCTTAATTAGTTGCATTCAAATGTCATCATAATAAGCTTCTCCaagtttttttatcaatttctgtaactataataataatcacatagtatgaaacaaagtcgcttaccgctgtctgtccctatgtaatatgtatgtttacttttgatgcggttttattaacAGATAGTGATTTAAGGACCTTCCCCTTCctgtatataatacttggacaatatagtcaagaaaaatctgtagtatatttagtatcagcactgtgtcgctagtaaataaataaattagtaaaatttaattgctataTTCAACGTAGTGCTTAAAATATTGACAGACATCAAAaccattatattattagtatgtgGATGGTTCGAATACATGtagctaaataaaataaatacggaactctaatttatttattgataatgaagcccaaattgataataaatcgCACAAAATATCAGTTTCATTGAACACTAAGGACAGACAAGagctttgtttaaaaaaaaaatttaaaaatacaaattacttaCATTAACAAAATGTACAGtgaacttatattatttttatgtgctataataataatcgaagcgaaaataacaataaacgtAAAAGcaggaaaaaataaacaagacgttgaaattaattattctggTTACGACATAGATATTATAGGTGATAAGGAAATCGAACTGTTcaacattaataaaatcaatttaaaaaaagccaTAAAGGCCAAATACGACATGCTACCTCGTGATGTATTCTTAAAAAGTCCAACTCCCTGGGGGGATTTATACAAGACGTACAACTGGGAACAAGTATCAAGAATACTGAAAGTAAAATCCGCCAAATTAAAAGAAAGCACCGTCAAATCAATGGTGGTACTAGCTCATGACTTCGAAAATAAGTCGAATATTACGATAAAAGCTAACACAGGAATAAGTCAAACAgttgaaaatacaatttcaacGACTTGGTCCAGAAGTAGGGAGACAACGGTATCCCAAGATATTGAGTACGATTTGAATGTGATTTTGGCTAAAATATCCGGTACGACGAGTTTCTCGTACAGTTCAAGCGTCGGTGAGAGCGAAGAAAAGTCAGAAACTGTTACAATCGGTACAACGACTAACGTGGAAACAGAGTTACATCCAGGACAAGCAGTAACAGCAGTACTCTCAGCGAATAGATATAAGTTGGAAATAGAAGTTATATATCTGGTAACACTGAGGGGAAATGTTGCAGTGAACTTTAGAAAGGCTTACAACGGTCATCATTTCTATGGGCCGTCGATTGAAAGTGTTTTAACAAATGGTGGCTTAAATACTGAAATGACAATTACGGAAAACATTCAGTTGGGCCTCTACACTGATGGTTCGCTGATAGTGTATGATAAAGTTACAGGGTTGCCagtataacatttgtttttttaaatgtcaaatattcaaacgtcaaatatataatgttcaatttttaatttcataaacgaAACTCTTTCGTGCcctctccatcctacgtgacattgatgaaataatctgtgccccgtcgacacaactaaaagccattaagctaagaattgaattgaattgattttataGCAAAACTGATGTTTGATTGAAAAGtacgatataattataaattaataaatgaattgaatattataatagcaaTTGTGCAGCAATTGGTTATTATCCTCCCGATACAACAGGCGTATAgaagaaagtaaagtaacagtctgtaaattttgcactgctgggataaggcctcctcttccattattcattaaggagagggcttggaacatattccaccacgctgtttcaatgcgggttggtggaatgcacgtgtggaagaatttcgatgaaattagacacatggaggtttccacacgatgttttccgtcaccgccgggcacaagatgaattacaaacacaaattaagcacatacatatagtggtgcttgcctgggtttcaaccagacatcatcggttaacatgcacgcattctaaccactgggccatctcagctcaataacAACAagcgtatattattttttaaataataaactgtttttttatttttgttatttgaatccTAAATTTCGGCATTATTCTTTCAGTCGTATTAAagtagtatattaaaaatgacaagacacttttgtttgttaattattattagagatTCTTATaagtaatacatatgtattattattatggctGACACCCAACTTTAATGTTATATAGTATTTTGTTACGTTAACTATATTAACTTgttctcttggtggtagggctttgtgcaagtccgtctgggtaggtaccacccactcatcagttattctaccgccaaataacagtactcaatattgttgtgtttcggtttgaagggtgagtgagccagtataactacaggcacaaaagacatagcatgttagttcccaaggtttgtggcacattgacgatgtaaggaatagttaatatttcttacagcgtcattgaccacttaccatcaggtggctcatatgttcgtccgccaaggtataacataaaaaaaagaaaaaacaaaaaatactaactCATAACGGATAGGTACcgattatatatacttattccAATTCAGCTTCGATTATTTTTCGCAAAAAGCCTCATTGATCATAACTGAGGACAATTtacacttatttaattatttaactttatttatttatttcgtatatcTCTTAGACAAGAGATACAGTAATAAAAGTCACCAAGGATTTTTATCCGCACGCACTGGTTCTCCTGGAATATACCTTcctaattttaatagaaaataaccagtaaatataataaaaataaaactttcgaagaatttttttaatttacaaataagtaaaattaatatagggattttattttagagaattatataaatgatagaaCCGCTCAATATTTTCCttaatttattccaaaaaatataattgtatactaaaattattacataagatatattttattatttttcatggcggtcttattatttcttacaattcATGACAATCCAAAATATGTTGTGGATGCAATAATCAACCTTGGTTCTAAAGACCTGTTTGAGAAAGCGCCATTacatatatcaatttttaaagaAGAAACTAACTCATTAATTATACTAACTATGTCATGGTAGGCGGACTAGCTAATTAGCCTCCTGGTAAGCGGTGACCAGAGCCGATAGATTCTAGGTACATAGTTTAACATggatttttaaatcttttatttcacTTCTGTTAAATTACACAACTCGATATTAAGGGTGGTTGAAACCAACGGATTGAGCActtgtaaattatgtaaaaagttatcattttgataacatatgtaataaaactactaacacagcattaatttatgtcactatattaatttaccaatcgatacatatattatttaaccgcttattgtatataattatatccttttactgCCCATCCACGAATGTAGATTTCTTCtgccctgcccgttcaaaatacaccgccttttgtttttcttgtggcaggcagtaccagctcgccacaccacgccacgagaggaagtgacgggagtcccacaatacggtgtcgacaaccgaatcaataattatactaataaatgttatttcaaataaaatacgtatttaaaaatgaataccgtactaaatattattatttcaattaaaattatttaagtacatttaGAAAATCATGACACGTATTTAGTTGTGTTgtatcaaaacattaaaatttaatttgttataaaatcctAAAGTAATTttgctattttatatttcgacTAGCTGTGCACAATTTCGTGcgcgtttgtatttaacaaaaaagttactgCTGTAGaataagttacttcttattacatcagctttctacTGGTGAAAGTCCCGACAAAATCGGTGCAATCGTTCCAGATTAGCtgggacaaacagacagacaaaattgaaaattatgtgattttggtatatgtatacatattgttACAGAGTaccctagccttcaatacga
This DNA window, taken from Vanessa cardui chromosome 26, ilVanCard2.1, whole genome shotgun sequence, encodes the following:
- the LOC124540671 gene encoding uncharacterized protein LOC124540671; this translates as MILSMSFFVCILYLVESRADINIEVKVASNKGGTAVTSKGADVKLVSDKEVKLYNITDYNLNRGLRIELGKAPDDIFLKDPTTYGNLFSKYKWKELHRKLYVKSAEIVDIVNENVELKSRNYINNTTRKVKIKVNLHEPVETIISSFWDKNGFHDDIYYNITIDHYKTKLIFENKWMDNNFKAKKSIFGMSNVGYINIAPGNTVTTKLTAKRTVILVKVVYTSTLIGSLVINYAHVYGKYHFYAPNISNIMKAAKLNNEIIINEAIEIKCYTDPVIDVIDNTTGKKMPMIFIDKRFHQQKLKKSQLSIINKKIFYKNF
- the LOC124540749 gene encoding spherulin-2A-like encodes the protein MYSELILFLCAIIIIEAKITINVKAGKNKQDVEINYSGYDIDIIGDKEIELFNINKINLKKAIKAKYDMLPRDVFLKSPTPWGDLYKTYNWEQVSRILKVKSAKLKESTVKSMVVLAHDFENKSNITIKANTGISQTVENTISTTWSRSRETTVSQDIEYDLNVILAKISGTTSFSYSSSVGESEEKSETVTIGTTTNVETELHPGQAVTAVLSANRYKLEIEVIYLVTLRGNVAVNFRKAYNGHHFYGPSIESVLTNGGLNTEMTITENIQLGLYTDGSLIVYDKVTGLPV